Proteins from a genomic interval of Schaalia odontolytica:
- a CDS encoding methylated-DNA--[protein]-cysteine S-methyltransferase: MPTEITPSSSDPALATYDSPIGRLTLAARGGALVGLWVAGQRFFGRPVGIDEASARLAGDLTSREDRGIAITQARWDEANARALRATASWLDDYFAGEAPSPATVPLASAGTDFQQRVWEAMDSIPYGATRTYGQIVAQLHEAGVPASAQAVGGALGRNPLLLIRPCHRVVAADGPSGYAAGGSAKAWLLAHEAATASSVN; the protein is encoded by the coding sequence ATGCCTACCGAGATCACCCCGAGCAGTTCTGATCCGGCGCTCGCCACCTACGACTCCCCCATCGGGCGCCTCACGCTAGCCGCGCGCGGCGGCGCGCTCGTTGGATTATGGGTGGCCGGGCAGCGCTTTTTCGGTCGCCCCGTCGGCATCGACGAGGCCTCAGCACGCTTGGCTGGCGATCTGACCTCGCGCGAGGATCGGGGCATAGCGATCACGCAGGCCCGTTGGGACGAGGCCAATGCGCGCGCTCTTCGGGCGACTGCCTCGTGGCTGGACGACTATTTCGCGGGCGAGGCTCCCTCCCCCGCGACCGTCCCCCTCGCGAGTGCGGGCACCGACTTTCAACAGCGCGTGTGGGAGGCGATGGACTCTATCCCCTACGGCGCGACACGCACGTACGGGCAGATCGTCGCGCAGCTGCACGAGGCAGGTGTTCCCGCCTCCGCGCAAGCGGTCGGCGGCGCACTCGGGCGCAATCCCCTGCTCCTCATCCGCCCGTGCCACCGGGTCGTGGCGGCAGACGGCCCGAGCGGCTACGCAGCGGGAGGCAGCGCGAAAGCCTGGCTGCTCGCGCACGAGGCGGCGACGGCCTCGTCGGTGAACTGA
- a CDS encoding GNAT family N-acetyltransferase, giving the protein MTDLVSLPVPDEGPIRDKIRQIYERSFPPEEQITMCDLLRAARKPGVSFDAWTDASLPAGEAGADRVVALTFSLAFPDLFYLGFLAVDARTRGAGYGSRILTHVAQRYPGIPQLLEIEPVTREAPNYQQRVRRLAFYERNGFTVTNMLTHEADQTYRVLARQGLVSPERLEEALNSATDDPAYFSRVTIG; this is encoded by the coding sequence ATGACAGACCTCGTTTCCCTGCCCGTGCCCGACGAGGGACCGATTCGCGACAAGATCCGGCAGATCTACGAGCGTTCCTTCCCGCCCGAGGAACAGATCACGATGTGCGATCTCCTGCGAGCCGCCCGCAAGCCCGGGGTGTCCTTCGACGCGTGGACGGATGCGTCCCTGCCCGCGGGCGAGGCAGGCGCCGACCGCGTCGTCGCCCTCACCTTCTCCCTCGCCTTCCCCGACCTGTTCTACCTGGGTTTCCTCGCGGTCGACGCACGTACGCGCGGCGCGGGCTACGGGTCGCGGATCCTCACGCATGTCGCTCAACGCTATCCCGGCATCCCCCAGCTGCTGGAGATCGAGCCCGTCACGCGCGAGGCCCCCAACTACCAGCAGCGGGTGCGTCGCCTGGCGTTCTATGAGCGCAATGGCTTTACGGTGACGAACATGCTCACCCACGAGGCAGACCAGACCTACCGGGTCCTGGCGCGCCAAGGCCTCGTCTCCCCCGAGCGCCTCGAGGAGGCGCTCAACTCCGCGACAGACGACCCCGCCTACTTCTCGCGGGTGACCATCGGCTGA
- a CDS encoding cation:proton antiporter — MDPLFIALSGMLIIVACQFVAPKVRVASPLILLAVGLAIGFLPQVGAIEVEPHIILEMVLPPLLFSAAVRMPTMDFRREMQAVAMLAIPLVFLSAFAVGFVIHWLVPAVSLPWGVALGAVLSPTDAVAVSIAKRSGVSHRIVTVLEGEGLFNDATSLVLLSAAMSAGLAADSHALNPGLLIGKVALALGIATVIGLVVGELGVRVRSFIKEPSSDTVFSFVMPFIASIPAEHVGGSGLVAAVIAGLVVSRRRASAISATNRRFSQHNWQTMTLVLEGGIFLTMGLQAFGIVEEASAVGGGLGFAAFLAVALGALIMVIRALFIALMLAWLDHRRQHRQRRFDAEAERIDYFEQRMNEACAVDGDMLEARNLSPEQWGLALERFRRRLSRRERRNALRATDLDYFANEPLGPREGSVIVWAGMRGAITLAAAQTISSHAPLRGYLLTIALFIAAGSLIIQGLTLPGVIRVAKPQMASGDIPEEERAKLLKVMGSALVDTALAQAIHEVDGQTLLSAGVSRTLSRIGHAVSHDGASDGDRIARTADRVLSDILQDVGAPEGETHEGLRPRCDDETDETVGETRETGEQHGDHARGTVDMSGEDVERSFTREQIRELALEAIHAQREALLGARDAGIFSSAALEDALARLDYEEILLVSGHGQEH; from the coding sequence GTGGATCCCCTTTTCATCGCCCTGTCCGGAATGCTCATCATTGTGGCGTGCCAATTCGTCGCGCCCAAGGTGCGCGTGGCATCCCCCCTGATCCTCCTGGCGGTCGGACTGGCGATCGGTTTCCTGCCCCAGGTGGGGGCCATCGAAGTCGAGCCGCACATCATCCTGGAGATGGTTCTCCCCCCGCTTCTCTTCTCCGCCGCCGTGCGCATGCCGACGATGGACTTTCGCCGCGAGATGCAGGCCGTCGCGATGCTCGCGATCCCCCTCGTCTTCCTCTCGGCATTCGCGGTCGGATTCGTGATTCACTGGCTGGTTCCGGCCGTCTCCCTGCCGTGGGGGGTGGCCCTGGGCGCGGTCCTGTCCCCAACCGACGCCGTCGCCGTGTCGATCGCGAAACGCAGCGGCGTCTCCCACCGGATCGTCACGGTGCTTGAGGGGGAGGGGCTTTTCAACGACGCGACGTCCCTCGTGCTCCTGTCGGCCGCGATGAGCGCCGGCCTGGCCGCCGACTCCCACGCCCTCAACCCGGGCCTCCTGATCGGCAAGGTTGCCCTCGCGCTGGGCATCGCAACGGTCATCGGCCTCGTGGTGGGTGAGCTGGGGGTGCGCGTCCGCTCCTTCATCAAGGAGCCATCCTCGGACACCGTCTTCTCCTTCGTCATGCCCTTCATCGCCTCGATCCCCGCCGAACACGTCGGAGGTTCCGGCCTGGTCGCTGCGGTTATCGCCGGGCTGGTCGTCTCCCGCAGGCGCGCGAGCGCCATCTCCGCGACCAACAGGCGCTTCTCGCAGCACAACTGGCAGACGATGACGCTGGTCCTCGAAGGCGGCATCTTCCTCACGATGGGCCTGCAGGCCTTCGGCATCGTCGAAGAGGCCAGCGCCGTGGGCGGAGGCCTCGGCTTCGCGGCCTTCCTCGCCGTCGCCCTGGGGGCCCTGATCATGGTGATCCGCGCCCTGTTCATCGCCCTCATGCTGGCATGGCTGGACCACCGCCGTCAGCACCGCCAGCGGCGCTTCGACGCCGAGGCCGAGCGCATCGACTACTTCGAGCAACGCATGAACGAGGCGTGCGCGGTCGATGGGGACATGCTCGAGGCTCGCAACCTCAGCCCCGAGCAGTGGGGACTCGCCCTCGAACGCTTCCGCCGTCGGCTATCGCGCCGCGAGCGCCGCAACGCGCTGCGAGCCACGGACCTGGACTATTTTGCCAACGAACCCCTGGGGCCGCGCGAGGGCAGCGTGATCGTGTGGGCGGGCATGCGCGGGGCCATTACCCTGGCGGCCGCCCAGACGATCTCCTCTCACGCGCCGCTGCGCGGGTACCTGCTGACCATCGCCCTGTTCATTGCCGCCGGATCCCTCATCATCCAGGGGTTGACCCTGCCGGGAGTGATCCGCGTGGCCAAGCCGCAGATGGCCTCGGGTGACATCCCCGAGGAGGAGCGTGCGAAGCTCCTGAAGGTCATGGGCTCCGCCCTGGTGGACACCGCCCTCGCTCAGGCGATCCACGAGGTGGACGGCCAGACGCTCCTGTCCGCGGGGGTTTCGCGGACGCTGTCGCGGATCGGGCACGCGGTGTCCCATGACGGCGCCAGCGACGGCGATCGGATCGCCCGCACCGCCGACCGTGTCCTGAGCGACATCCTCCAGGATGTCGGCGCACCGGAAGGCGAAACGCACGAGGGCTTGCGCCCGCGGTGCGACGACGAGACGGATGAGACCGTCGGCGAGACGAGAGAAACCGGCGAGCAACACGGCGATCACGCCCGCGGCACCGTCGACATGAGCGGGGAGGACGTCGAGCGTTCCTTCACGCGCGAGCAGATCCGCGAGCTCGCCCTGGAGGCCATTCACGCCCAGCGCGAGGCGCTGCTGGGAGCACGCGACGCGGGTATCTTCTCTTCCGCTGCGCTGGAGGATGCGCTCGCGCGCCTGGACTACGAGGAGATCCTCCTGGTGTCCGGGCACGGCCAGGAACACTGA
- a CDS encoding ABC transporter ATP-binding protein/permease, translated as MLELTGIVKAYETANLVQVALNKVSVAFRDNEFVAILGQSGSGKTTMLNVIGGLDRFQSGDLVIDGISTKNYKARDWDAYRNNRIGFVFQSYNLIPHQSVLSNVELALTLSGVSRSERRSRALEALERVGLKDHVHKKPSQMSGGQMQRVAIARALINDPEILLADEPTGALDSKTSVQVMDLLRDVARDRLVIMVTHNPELAHQYATRIVELADGSIVADSAPFVPTEQDRRAAKPVRRTSMGFLTALSLSFNNLMTKKGRTLMTSFAGSIGIIGIAAILALANGTNAYIAKTEEETLGSYPLTIQKSGLDMTAALAGASSESKTSKAAPDGKVGVSQMRTFADSIRDAKTNDLASLKTFLDNNGGGIDSMVNAVEYDYDVVPQIFQSDTSKSTVQVSPDQSMKQMETGFGAGSFSSMMQTNAFYQMPAASSLYTAAYDVVAGSWPTGANQVVLVLDEDGNLSNLFEYTLGLKDHKEFDDLMRSYYQGALGGKTQSGAQSVAQSGANSTAYDYSTILGTTFRRINAFDKYTWDETYKVWTDRSNDTDYMKKLVDGGQQLTISGIVKPNSTKGGALRQGIAYTPALTYQIIEEAAASPIVKAQRAKPDVDVFTGKTFKELADNQKSQSGGFDMSSLFTVDEQKLQAAFQMDPSKLQMDLSGMDFSGMDLSGLDFSNLDMSGMDLSNLDLSALAPAPGMQSGLQSGAGFDLSALNLGDLSKQLPQLANVDFPTIIRSALADGAVKEGAADYLSAQATRIAQGFQDYARRQIEQGGTTDFATLAASYFSQPEVIEQLRQAVSSDQVVDSDKLSANLMKALGNDPALAKIGTEVSAQVMNAISSQIAAQLGGTLTRGVGAAIGQVMQEAMTSAMTSMMTQLSGAIGEQMSTVMEQFATNMSSAFAIDPNAFAEAFQSNVDEKSLAALMATMFSSNVPTLDTNLKTLGWADISSPSNVSIYPKSFADKDKVKAVLDSYNADKKAAGETGKVITYSDVMGSLMSSVTNIVNIISWLLIAFVSISLIVSSIMIAIITYISVLERRKEIGILRSIGASKGDVSRVFNAETVIEGLLAGLIGVGVTYGLCAIANAVVKASFEVENIAQLSALTAAILIAVSVLLTVIAGIIPAARASRQDPVEALRSE; from the coding sequence GTGCTTGAGCTCACAGGGATCGTCAAGGCATATGAGACCGCCAACCTGGTGCAGGTCGCACTCAACAAGGTCTCGGTTGCCTTCCGCGACAACGAGTTCGTGGCCATCCTGGGCCAGTCCGGTTCGGGCAAGACCACGATGCTCAACGTCATCGGCGGCCTGGATCGCTTCCAGAGTGGCGACCTCGTCATCGATGGGATCTCGACGAAGAACTACAAGGCCCGCGACTGGGATGCCTACCGCAACAACCGTATCGGCTTCGTCTTCCAGTCCTACAACCTGATCCCGCACCAGAGCGTCCTGTCGAACGTTGAGCTCGCGCTCACTCTCTCGGGCGTGTCTCGTTCGGAGCGTCGCTCCCGGGCGTTGGAGGCCCTGGAACGCGTGGGCTTGAAGGACCACGTCCACAAGAAGCCCTCGCAGATGTCGGGCGGCCAGATGCAGCGCGTTGCCATCGCCCGCGCCCTCATCAACGATCCCGAAATCCTGCTCGCCGACGAGCCCACGGGTGCCCTCGACTCCAAGACCAGCGTCCAGGTCATGGACCTCCTGCGCGACGTCGCCCGCGACCGCCTGGTCATCATGGTGACCCACAACCCCGAGCTCGCTCACCAGTACGCGACGCGCATCGTCGAACTGGCCGACGGCTCCATCGTCGCCGATTCCGCGCCTTTTGTCCCCACCGAGCAGGACCGGCGCGCCGCGAAACCCGTGCGCCGCACGTCGATGGGATTCCTCACCGCCCTGTCCCTGTCGTTCAACAACCTGATGACCAAGAAGGGGCGCACGCTGATGACCTCGTTCGCGGGGTCCATCGGCATCATCGGCATCGCCGCGATCCTGGCGCTGGCCAACGGGACCAACGCCTATATCGCCAAGACCGAGGAGGAGACCCTGGGGTCCTACCCCTTGACGATCCAGAAGAGCGGCCTCGACATGACCGCCGCGCTGGCCGGGGCGAGCTCCGAGTCCAAGACCTCCAAGGCGGCGCCGGACGGCAAGGTCGGCGTGTCCCAAATGCGGACCTTCGCGGACTCGATTCGCGACGCGAAGACCAACGACCTGGCCTCGCTCAAGACCTTCCTCGACAACAACGGCGGCGGGATCGACTCGATGGTCAACGCGGTCGAGTACGACTACGACGTCGTCCCCCAGATCTTCCAATCGGACACCTCCAAGTCGACCGTGCAGGTTAGCCCCGACCAGTCGATGAAACAGATGGAGACCGGCTTCGGCGCCGGTTCCTTCTCCTCCATGATGCAAACGAACGCGTTCTACCAGATGCCCGCCGCATCCTCGCTGTACACCGCCGCCTACGACGTGGTCGCCGGTTCCTGGCCGACCGGCGCCAACCAGGTGGTCCTCGTCCTTGACGAGGACGGCAACCTCTCGAACCTCTTCGAATACACGCTGGGCCTGAAGGACCACAAGGAATTCGATGACCTGATGCGCTCGTACTACCAGGGCGCGCTCGGCGGCAAGACGCAGTCCGGTGCCCAGTCGGTAGCCCAGTCGGGTGCAAACAGCACGGCGTACGACTACTCCACGATCCTGGGCACCACCTTCCGCCGCATCAACGCCTTCGACAAGTACACGTGGGACGAGACCTACAAGGTGTGGACCGACCGCTCCAACGACACCGACTACATGAAGAAGCTCGTGGACGGCGGCCAGCAGCTGACCATCTCGGGCATCGTGAAGCCCAACTCCACGAAGGGAGGCGCGCTGCGTCAGGGCATCGCCTACACGCCGGCGTTGACCTACCAGATCATCGAGGAGGCGGCCGCCAGCCCGATCGTCAAGGCCCAGCGCGCCAAGCCCGACGTCGACGTCTTCACGGGCAAGACCTTCAAGGAACTGGCCGACAACCAGAAGAGCCAGTCCGGAGGCTTCGACATGTCCTCCCTGTTCACCGTGGACGAGCAGAAGCTACAGGCCGCATTCCAGATGGATCCGTCGAAGCTCCAGATGGACCTGTCCGGCATGGATTTCTCCGGTATGGACCTGTCCGGACTCGACTTTTCCAACTTGGACATGTCCGGCATGGACCTGTCCAACCTCGACCTGTCCGCCCTCGCTCCGGCCCCGGGCATGCAGTCGGGATTGCAGTCGGGTGCCGGCTTTGACCTGTCCGCCCTCAACCTCGGTGACCTGAGCAAGCAGCTGCCCCAGCTGGCCAATGTTGACTTCCCGACCATCATCCGCTCGGCTCTGGCCGACGGGGCAGTCAAGGAAGGCGCTGCAGACTACCTGAGCGCCCAGGCCACGCGGATCGCCCAGGGCTTCCAGGATTACGCGCGCCGCCAGATTGAGCAGGGAGGAACCACTGACTTCGCGACCCTTGCGGCGTCTTACTTCTCCCAGCCCGAGGTTATCGAGCAGCTGCGTCAGGCCGTCTCCTCGGACCAGGTGGTCGACTCCGACAAGCTGAGCGCCAACCTTATGAAGGCGCTTGGAAACGACCCGGCTCTGGCCAAGATCGGTACCGAGGTGTCCGCTCAGGTCATGAACGCGATCTCCTCTCAGATCGCGGCGCAGCTGGGAGGCACCCTCACGCGGGGCGTTGGTGCGGCGATCGGCCAGGTCATGCAGGAGGCCATGACGAGCGCGATGACCTCCATGATGACCCAGCTCTCCGGCGCGATCGGCGAGCAGATGAGCACGGTCATGGAACAGTTCGCCACCAACATGTCCAGTGCCTTCGCGATCGACCCGAACGCCTTCGCCGAGGCATTCCAGTCCAACGTCGACGAGAAGTCCCTTGCCGCCCTCATGGCGACCATGTTCTCGTCGAACGTGCCGACACTGGACACGAACCTGAAGACCCTCGGATGGGCGGACATCTCCTCGCCCTCGAACGTGTCGATCTACCCCAAGTCCTTCGCGGATAAGGACAAGGTCAAGGCCGTGCTGGACTCCTACAACGCCGACAAGAAGGCCGCCGGTGAGACGGGGAAGGTCATCACCTACTCCGACGTCATGGGCTCACTCATGAGCTCGGTGACCAACATCGTCAACATCATCTCCTGGCTGTTGATCGCCTTCGTGTCCATCTCGCTCATCGTGTCCTCGATCATGATCGCGATCATCACCTACATCTCGGTCCTCGAGCGTCGCAAGGAGATCGGTATCCTGCGTTCGATCGGTGCCTCGAAGGGGGACGTGTCCCGGGTCTTCAATGCCGAAACCGTGATCGAGGGGTTGCTCGCCGGCCTGATCGGCGTGGGCGTGACCTATGGGCTGTGCGCCATCGCCAACGCGGTGGTCAAGGCGTCCTTCGAGGTGGAGAACATCGCTCAGCTCTCTGCGCTCACCGCGGCGATCCTCATCGCGGTGTCCGTCCTCCTCACGGTCATTGCGGGCATCATTCCCGCGGCCAGGGCATCCCGCCAGGATCCCGTTGAGGCGCTGCGCTCGGAGTGA